DNA sequence from the Alkaliphilus metalliredigens QYMF genome:
CATCTGAAGTTATGGCAGCCTTTTGTTTAGCCAATGATATTGTTGATTTAAAAGGAAAATTAGGTGATATTATCGTAGCCTACACGAGGGATGAAAAGCCTGTTACGGCTAAAGATCTCAATGCCCATGGTGCAATGGCGGCCCTGCTAAAGGATGCATTAAAGCCAAATCTAGTACAAACATTAGAAGGAACACCAGCATTTGTTCATGGTGGGCCCTTTGCAAATATCGCCCATGGATGTAACTCTGTAATAGCAACCAAAATGGCAATGCATTTTGCAGATTACGTAGTAACAGAAGCGGGTTTTGGAGCAGATCTTGGAGCAGAAAAATTCCTGGATATCAAATGTAGAAAATCAGACTTAAAACCAGATGTCGTAATTATTGTAGCAACAGTAAGAGCATTAAAATACAATGGCGGAGTAGCAAAGGATCAGCTAAGCCAAGAAAACTTAGAAGCCCTAGAAAATGGCTTACCAAACCTATTAAAACACGTGGAAAACATTACTAAGGTTTTCAAATTACCAGCAGTGGTGGCCATCAATAGATTTCCATTAGATACAGAGGCAGAATTAGATCTAGTGAGAAATAAATGCAAAGAATTAGGTGTAAATGTAGCTCTGTCGGAGGTATGGGCAGACGGTGGAGCAGGTGGAGAAGAACTAGCTAAAGAAGTATTAAGATTGGCAGAGCAAGAAAGTCAATTAGAATATGCATATTCATTAGACATGGCAATCGCAGAAAAAATCAAAGCAATTGCAACTAAGATCTATGGCGCTGATGGGGTAGATTTTACACCTGGGGCATTAAAGGAAATGAACAAACTAGAAAAGCTAGGTTTTGGTAACCTACCAATTTGTATGGCTAAAACACAATACTCTTTAAGTGATGATGCAAGCTTATTGGGAAGACCAAAAGGCTTCAACATCACTGTAAGACAAATAAAGGTATCAGCAGGTGCAGGCTTTATCGTAGCTATTACAGGAGAGATTATGACGATGCCAGGATTGCCAAAGGTACCCGCAGCTGAAAGAATTGATGTAGATGAAACAGGGGTAATTACAGGATTGTTCTAGAAATAAAAGGAGGAAGGGCGATGAAATTAATCGACAAAAGTTGTACGGAGTTTACCCATGCCCTTTCCTCTAAAGCTGCTGTACCTGGAGGCGGAGGTGCAGCAGCTTTAGTCGGAGGGCTGGGGGCTGCTTTAGCAGGAATGGTTTGCAACTTAACCATAGGAAAGAAAAAATATGCACAATATGAAGAAGAGCTCAAAGAAATTTTAAGAAAAACTGAAGAACTACAGGATAATTTATTAAAGATGGTAGATGAAGATGCTGAAAACTTTCTACCTCTTTCAAAAGCATATGGACTCCCTAAAAATACAGAAGAAGAAAAGCTTGAAAAAGCAAGGGTGCTAGAAGAAGCATTAAAGATTGCTTGTGAAGTACCAATTAAGATTGTAAGAACATCCTATGAAGCTATCAAACTACATGAAGCATTAGTAGACAAAGGTTCTAAATTAGCTGTAAGTGATGTAGGGGTTGGTGTACAATGCTTAAGAGCCGCTTTAATAAGCGGGCAACTAAATGTGATCATCAACATTAGCATGATTAAAGATGAAGAATACGTGAAAAGAGTTAAGGAAGAAACTGACCATCTGGTAGCAGAAGGGACAAAAACTGCTGATGAGGTTTATAGAAAAGTAGAAGCAATACTTTCGTAAGTAGTGATAATGCTAGACAAAGGTACAATACCTGTTGACATAAATAAACATAAGGCTATTCGTAATTATCAAAATATTTTTACATAGATAACAAATCATGAAACGGAGGGGTAAAAAATGGGAGAAATTATTAAAGGCAAACCAGTTGCTGATAAAATCAGTGAGGATTTAATTCAGGAAATTGAAGGATTAAAAGGCAAAGGCATTCAACCTAAATTAGCTATTGTAAGGGTAGGAGCGAATTCATCTGATTTAGCCTACGAAAAAGGAGCTCTTGGTAGAAGTAAAAAAGTAGGTGTCGAGACAGAAGTACATGAATTACCTGAAGATATTACCCAAGATGACTTTATAAAAGAACTAAAGAAACTCAATGAAGATAAGGCTGTAAATGGCATACTTATTTTTAGACCACTTCCTGAACAACTAGATGAGAGCGTGATCAAGTATGTTATTGCACCAGAAAAGGATATTGACTGCTTAAGTCCAATCAATGTTGGAAAGATGACAGAGGGAGACAAGACAGGATTTCCTCCTTGCACACCAACAGCAGTAGTAGAAATATTAAAATTTTATGGGGTAGAGCTACAAGGCAAAGACTGCGCGATCATAGGTGCATCTATGGTGGTAGGTAAACCTGCAGCCTTATTGCTATTAAACGAAAATGCGACTATCTCAGTTTGTCATATCTTTACAAAGGATTCAGCTAAGATAGCTAGTCAAGCAGATGTAGTAGTAGTAGGGGTAGGGGTACCTAGACTGGTAAAGGAAAATTGGATAGCAAATGGTGCAGTGGTAATTGATGTTGGTATCAATGTAGATAAAGAAGGTAATATGTGCGGAGACGTTGACTTTGATGGTGTGAAGGACAAAGTTTCTATGATTACACCAGTGCCAGGTGGTGTAGGATCTGTTACCACATCTATATTAGCTAAACATGTTGTAAAGGCTTGTAAACAGCAAAATAATTTATAGAATCCTTTGAGTTGATTAAACCAGTAAAAATAAAGAGAAAGAGAATAAATTTTTTACTGGTAAACTCTTCAGGATACATTGTATAAAAAGGGGGAATAAAAAATGATTATTTCACAAAATAAGCCTTTTGAAGAAGTTTTAGCGTTCCTAGAAAATAGCGAAAAAATTATTATTGTAGGATGTAGTGAGTGTGCTACTGTTTGTAAAGTAGGGGGAGAAACAGAAGTACAGGAAATGAAGGAAATGCTAGAAGAAGAAGGTAAAAAAGTCTTAGGAACG
Encoded proteins:
- a CDS encoding formate--tetrahydrofolate ligase, with protein sequence MSFKSDIEIAQEAKLQDIREIAAKLNLTEEDIELYGKYKAKVDYNLLKKGNGQKKTKLILTTAINPTPAGEGKTTTTIGVADGLARLGKKTIVALREPSLGPVFGVKGGAAGGGYAQVVPMEDINLHFTGDFHAIGAANNLLAAMLDNHINHGNKLEIDNRKITWRRAMDMNDRQLRNLVNGMGGKGNGVVREDGFDITVASEVMAAFCLANDIVDLKGKLGDIIVAYTRDEKPVTAKDLNAHGAMAALLKDALKPNLVQTLEGTPAFVHGGPFANIAHGCNSVIATKMAMHFADYVVTEAGFGADLGAEKFLDIKCRKSDLKPDVVIIVATVRALKYNGGVAKDQLSQENLEALENGLPNLLKHVENITKVFKLPAVVAINRFPLDTEAELDLVRNKCKELGVNVALSEVWADGGAGGEELAKEVLRLAEQESQLEYAYSLDMAIAEKIKAIATKIYGADGVDFTPGALKEMNKLEKLGFGNLPICMAKTQYSLSDDASLLGRPKGFNITVRQIKVSAGAGFIVAITGEIMTMPGLPKVPAAERIDVDETGVITGLF
- a CDS encoding cyclodeaminase/cyclohydrolase family protein, whose protein sequence is MKLIDKSCTEFTHALSSKAAVPGGGGAAALVGGLGAALAGMVCNLTIGKKKYAQYEEELKEILRKTEELQDNLLKMVDEDAENFLPLSKAYGLPKNTEEEKLEKARVLEEALKIACEVPIKIVRTSYEAIKLHEALVDKGSKLAVSDVGVGVQCLRAALISGQLNVIINISMIKDEEYVKRVKEETDHLVAEGTKTADEVYRKVEAILS
- a CDS encoding bifunctional 5,10-methylenetetrahydrofolate dehydrogenase/5,10-methenyltetrahydrofolate cyclohydrolase; this translates as MGEIIKGKPVADKISEDLIQEIEGLKGKGIQPKLAIVRVGANSSDLAYEKGALGRSKKVGVETEVHELPEDITQDDFIKELKKLNEDKAVNGILIFRPLPEQLDESVIKYVIAPEKDIDCLSPINVGKMTEGDKTGFPPCTPTAVVEILKFYGVELQGKDCAIIGASMVVGKPAALLLLNENATISVCHIFTKDSAKIASQADVVVVGVGVPRLVKENWIANGAVVIDVGINVDKEGNMCGDVDFDGVKDKVSMITPVPGGVGSVTTSILAKHVVKACKQQNNL